The Zygotorulaspora mrakii chromosome 3, complete sequence genome includes a region encoding these proteins:
- the JHD2 gene encoding histone demethylase (similar to Saccharomyces cerevisiae JHD2 (YJR119C); ancestral locus Anc_7.505), with the protein MECIPTLYPSVEEFANPIEYLSEQKIKRLGHIYGMIKLVPPPGFRPPFSINTSDFKFNVRVQKLSELNISNRSRLFFMKQINNFNRTKRGKSCSIKRLTEPYFFTGEGQKIYFYDLFIEIAKSGNGHSSGQGDQNQLPRRGKRTRSGSPDTSSPFSLLDLNEVVNDSSLWKRISRTLHTPIDELQHAFKNYISNYYAFISKQVKNGDSNLFSRLLYQDKYPKSLLSDDEKSLSESDDSEDDEGCVICHRSNNPTKIILCDSCDRPFHISCLSTPLTSVSKGDWICNNCIIGNGYYGFREESHEYTLSEFRSRCNSKEKELTSDVNTGERLSIEKLEEKFWYFVDNMEDSITVKYGADVNGTSPGEMTGFPTAEYVPSNLDEEQKYEHSKYYNHPMNLINLPNAKGSLLPMFDRRISGMTIPWMYVGSTFSTFCWHLEDQYTLSANYQHEGAPKIWYSIPEYSCDKFQKLMRDVAPDLFEKQPDLMHQLVTLISPYDRRFKEAKIKCFKAVQNPNEYIITFPKCYHAGFNSGYNFNEAVNFTLDSWVPYGIEAISDYQNTGKQCVFDMFELMMNILNSYLAGNSKFQESLVRTCYSELLNALNSKIKMINHISGVIPNKSYSNRVLECRSKQFSLPSPKKEKDEQNLISESAALLEESREEEEYDVYCNKCGTICFLAFVAHYKNPHRLKKRRLLSYTPKKLNELADGRELEILCLKDYHELVEKTYLEENECQAEDESNEPFENDELVYLRNSQEVEDILRVASKKIDHFRI; encoded by the coding sequence ATGGAATGCATACCAACGCTCTATCCCTCGGTGGAAGAATTTGCCAACCCCATTGAATACCTGTCAGAGCAGAAAATTAAAAGACTTGGTCATATTTATGGCATGATCAAACTAGTGCCACCACCTGGCTTCCGTCCACCGTTTTCTATAAATACAAGTGATTTTAAATTCAATGTCAGGGTGCAGAAATTATCGGAACTCAATATATCCAATAGGAGTAGGCTCTTCTTTATGAAGCAgatcaacaatttcaataGAACCAAGAGGGGGAAATCATGCAGTATAAAAAGACTTACCGaaccatattttttcacgGGCGAAGGtcaaaagatttatttCTACGACCTCTTTATTGAGATTGCAAAAAGCGGAAACGGCCACTCGTCAGGACAGGGAGATCAGAATCAACTTCCCAGACGGGGAAAGCGTACGAGGAGTGGTTCTCCAGACACATCTAGCCCTTTTTCTCTGCTCGACCTTAATGAGGTCGTAAATGATAGCTCATTATGGAAGAGAATTTCCCGAACTCTTCACACTCCTATCGACGAATTACAACatgctttcaaaaactatatttcaaattacTATGCATTTATTTCTAAACAAGTTAAAAATGGGGATTCCAATCTGTTTTCAAGACTTCTTTATCAGGACAAATACCCGAAATCTTTACTCAGTGATGACGAAAAATCATTATCTGAAAGCGACGACAGtgaggatgatgaaggCTGTGTAATATGCCATCGTTCGAATAACCCAACAAAAATTATTTTATGCGACTCATGTGATAGACCTTTCCATATTTCATGTCTATCTACTCCTTTGACGTCGGTATCAAAGGGCGACTGGATTTGCAATAATTGTATTATAGGAAATGGATATTATGGTTTTAGGGAAGAATCTCATGAATATACACTATCAGAATTCCGATCTCGCTGCAAcagtaaagaaaaagagctgACTAGTGATGTCAACACAGGTGAGAGGCTctccattgaaaaattagaagagaaattttggtATTTCGTCGATAACATGGAAGACTCAATAACCGTTAAATATGGTGCAGATGTAAATGGTACTTCTCCAGGAGAGATGACAGGATTTCCAACCGCAGAATATGTGCCCAGTAATTTAGATGAGGAGCAAAAGTACGAGCATAGCAAGTATTATAACCATCCAATGAATCTCATAAACCTGCCGAATGCAAAAGGTTCTCTACTACCAATGTTCGACAGGAGAATTTCAGGAATGACTATTCCCTGGATGTATGTCGGTTCAACGTTTTCTACCTTTTGCTGGCATTTGGAGGATCAATACACCTTAAGTGCAAACTATCAGCATGAAGGTGCCCCTAAAATATGGTATAGCATACCAGAATATTCGTGTGATAAATTTCAGAAGCTTATGAGAGATGTGGCTCCTGACCTTTTCGAGAAGCAACCAGATTTAATGCATCAATTAGTGACCTTAATATCTCCCTACGACAGACGCTTCAAAGAGGCCAAAATCAAGTGCTTCAAGGCTGTGCAGAATCCAAACGAATACATAATCACGTTTCCCAAATGTTACCATGCTGGATTCAACAGCGGCTACAATTTCAATGAAGCGGTTAATTTCACCCTTGACTCGTGGGTTCCTTACGGTATTGAGGCTATATCAGATTATCAAAACACCGGTAAACAATGCGTTTTTGATATGTTTGAGCTTATGATGAATATATTGAACAGTTATTTAGCAGGGAACTCAAAATTCCAGGAGTCTCTGGTTAGAACATGCTATTCCGAGCTGTTGAACgcattgaattcaaagatcaagatgatCAACCATATATCGGGAGTAATACCAAATAAGTCGTACTCAAATAGAGTGTTAGAATGTAGATCGAAGCAATTCAGTTTGCCTTCGcccaaaaaagaaaaggatgaGCAAAACTTAATTAGTGAGAGTGCCGCTCTGCTTGAAGAGAGCCGTGAGGAGGAAGAGTACGATGTGTATTGTAATAAATGCGGTACGATCTGCTTTTTAGCATTTGTAGCGCACTACAAGAACCCCCACAGACTTAAGAAGAGAAGACTACTATCTTACACTCCCAAAAAACTTAATGAGTTAGCGGATGGCAGAGAACTTGAAATCCTCTGCCTCAAAGATTACCATGAACTGGTTGAAAAAACatatcttgaagaaaatgaatgtCAAGCAGAAGATGAAAGTAATGAGCCTTTTGAGAATGACGAATTGGTTTACTTGAGAAATTCACAGGAAGTGGAAGATATATTACGGGTGGCAAGTAAAAAGATAGACCATTTCAGGATTTGA
- the ILM1 gene encoding Ilm1p (similar to Saccharomyces cerevisiae ILM1 (YJR118C); ancestral locus Anc_7.504) — protein MATISSSNGLFLRVAFLFALAYFCFIDVSKILESSYFLFFTHAMNLPGLLLSKTSAQVGIFGLLFLLLALHDLVPLVENNKAYFNSVVPIRLMVFFVLTAMSYLWESNLYVHNNVVFTYSFVEVWINFVVLGALREEKNNDMARFHPIEAEEELEDTDPILTDTNEIEQLLEVTSAEESQ, from the coding sequence ATGGCCACCATATCGTCATCCAACGGTCTGTTTTTGAGGGTCGCCTTCCTGTTTGCATTGGCCTATTTTTGCTTTATAGATGTTAGCAAGATTTTGGAGAGTTCCTacttcttgttcttcacCCACGCAATGAATCTGCCCGGTCTTCTGTTGTCAAAAACTAGTGCTCAGGTCGGAATCTTTGGTCTATTATTTCTACTTTTGGCACTTCATGATTTGGTACCATTAGTAGAAAACAACAAAgcatatttcaattccGTGGTTCCTATAAGATTGATGgtcttttttgttttaaCCGCAATGTCATATTTATGGGAATCCAATCTTTATGTTCACAATAACGTTGTCTTTACTTATTCTTTTGTGGAAGTTTGGATCAATTTTGTTGTTTTAGGTGCTctgagagaagaaaagaacaatGATATGGCAAGGTTCCACCCTATAGAGGCTGAGGAAGAACTAGAAGACACAGATCCTATTTTAACAGACACtaatgaaattgaacaattGCTTGAAGTTACTTCTGCCGAAGAAAGTCAATGA